A genomic region of Bosea sp. 124 contains the following coding sequences:
- a CDS encoding VOC family protein, which translates to MSRFFGQIRQAGYVVPDIEAAMDYWSRVLGVGPFFYNPRVPIKNYRYRGEAYEPHNSVALANSGPLQIELIQCRNAVPSMYKDFTDAGHSGLQHVAYWTSDYDADLERLTKQGFKAVMSGEVGERGRFVYFDTHYHPGTVIELSEVAGPKGEMFRLIREASETWDGSDPVRPFPDLSKL; encoded by the coding sequence ATGAGCCGCTTCTTCGGCCAGATCCGCCAGGCGGGCTATGTCGTCCCCGACATCGAGGCGGCGATGGATTACTGGAGCCGCGTGCTCGGCGTCGGGCCGTTCTTCTACAATCCGAGGGTCCCGATCAAAAACTACCGCTACAGGGGCGAAGCCTACGAGCCGCATAATTCGGTGGCGCTGGCCAATTCGGGCCCGCTCCAGATCGAGCTGATCCAGTGCCGCAACGCGGTGCCGTCGATGTACAAGGACTTCACCGACGCCGGCCATAGCGGCCTGCAGCACGTCGCCTACTGGACCTCGGACTATGACGCCGATCTCGAGCGGCTGACGAAGCAGGGCTTCAAGGCGGTGATGTCGGGCGAGGTCGGCGAGCGCGGCCGCTTCGTCTATTTCGATACGCATTATCATCCCGGCACCGTGATCGAGCTGTCCGAGGTCGCCGGCCCCAAGGGCGAGATGTTCCGCCTGATCCGCGAGGCGTCCGAGACCTGGGACGGCAGCGACCCGGTGCGACCCTTCCCGGATCTCAGCAAGCTGTGA
- a CDS encoding TRAP transporter substrate-binding protein — protein sequence MTVLTRRTVLRTLAATPAISLIGMPHIARAAEFELKYGNNLPLSHPLNVRAQEAAERVAKESNGRVEIKIFPNNQLGGDTDMLSQVRNGGITFFTPSALVIATLVPVAAINAVGFAFADYDQVWKAMDGKLGAHVREAISKVNLFAFEKMWDNGFRQMTTSGKPIEQAKDMAGLKIRVPVSPLSISMFKALDAAPASLQFSEVYSALQTRVVDAQENPLPIIQVAKLFEVQKNCAISNHIWDGFWFIANGRAWRGLPADIQKIVGDAINDAGVKQRGDIKALNETVQADLQSKGLAFNKTNPETFRAKLRDAGFYKEWQERFGAEAWGLLEGAVGKLA from the coding sequence ATGACCGTTCTAACCCGCCGCACGGTGCTGCGCACCCTTGCCGCCACGCCTGCCATTTCGCTGATCGGCATGCCGCATATCGCCCGCGCGGCCGAGTTCGAGCTGAAATACGGCAACAACCTGCCACTCAGCCACCCGCTCAACGTGCGCGCCCAGGAGGCGGCCGAGCGCGTCGCCAAGGAAAGCAACGGCCGGGTCGAGATCAAGATCTTCCCGAACAACCAGCTCGGCGGCGACACCGACATGCTGAGCCAGGTCCGCAATGGCGGCATCACCTTCTTCACCCCCTCGGCGCTGGTCATCGCGACGCTGGTGCCGGTCGCCGCGATCAACGCCGTGGGCTTTGCCTTCGCCGATTACGATCAGGTCTGGAAGGCGATGGACGGCAAGCTCGGCGCCCATGTCCGCGAGGCGATCTCCAAGGTGAACCTCTTCGCCTTCGAAAAGATGTGGGACAACGGCTTCCGCCAGATGACGACCTCGGGCAAGCCGATCGAGCAGGCCAAGGACATGGCCGGCCTCAAGATCCGCGTGCCGGTCAGCCCGCTCTCGATCTCGATGTTCAAGGCGCTCGACGCCGCCCCGGCCAGCCTGCAGTTCTCGGAAGTCTATTCCGCGCTGCAGACCCGGGTCGTCGACGCGCAGGAGAATCCGCTGCCGATCATCCAGGTCGCCAAGCTGTTCGAGGTGCAGAAGAACTGCGCCATCTCGAACCACATCTGGGACGGCTTCTGGTTCATCGCCAACGGCCGCGCCTGGCGCGGCCTGCCGGCCGACATCCAGAAGATCGTCGGCGACGCCATCAACGACGCCGGCGTCAAGCAGCGCGGCGACATCAAGGCGCTGAACGAGACCGTCCAGGCCGACCTGCAGTCCAAGGGGCTCGCCTTCAACAAGACCAACCCCGAGACCTTCCGCGCCAAGCTCCGCGACGCCGGTTTCTACAAGGAGTGGCAGGAGCGTTTTGGCGCCGAGGCCTGGGGCCTGCTCGAAGGGGCGGTCGGCAAGCTCGCCTGA
- a CDS encoding LacI family DNA-binding transcriptional regulator — protein MLDKPESRPARRRSTRIDDVAERAGVSTATVDRVLNGRPGVRAVTVQRVLKAASEIGYVIDDTQPASALRPLRLAFLLPAGGNRFLGMLGRLIGGSQAQLASFNMRARVDTIESFKPELLAQHLKKAGRDIDGIAFMALEHPTVREAVDWLAERGVPAVTLISDIANTKRVAYVGLDNRSAGRTAGYLLARFIGPKPAKVAMIAGSLSYRAHEEREMGFLHLFEDLFPAIQVVGLREGHDEEARNYRQTKTLLAQHPDLAGIYNIGGGPEGIARALKEAGRQHDVVFVGHGLTPDTRSLLVEGAMDAVITQNPQAAMMDCVSIFANLRAGRPASQGVERPRTEIVLRENLP, from the coding sequence ATGCTGGACAAGCCTGAGAGCCGCCCCGCCCGCCGCCGCTCGACACGGATCGACGATGTCGCCGAGCGCGCCGGCGTCTCAACCGCAACCGTGGACCGCGTGCTGAACGGGCGGCCCGGTGTGCGCGCGGTCACGGTCCAGCGCGTGCTGAAGGCGGCCAGCGAGATCGGCTATGTGATCGACGACACGCAGCCTGCAAGCGCGCTTCGGCCCCTGCGTCTGGCCTTCCTGCTGCCGGCGGGCGGAAACCGCTTTCTCGGCATGCTGGGGCGGTTGATCGGCGGCTCGCAGGCGCAGCTCGCCTCGTTCAACATGCGGGCGCGGGTCGACACCATCGAAAGCTTCAAGCCGGAGCTCCTCGCGCAGCACCTCAAGAAGGCCGGGCGGGATATCGACGGCATCGCCTTCATGGCGCTGGAACATCCAACGGTGCGCGAGGCCGTGGACTGGCTTGCCGAGCGGGGCGTGCCGGCGGTGACCCTGATCTCCGACATCGCGAACACGAAACGCGTCGCCTATGTCGGGCTCGACAATCGTTCGGCGGGGCGTACGGCCGGCTATCTGCTGGCGCGGTTCATCGGTCCGAAGCCCGCCAAGGTCGCGATGATCGCCGGCAGCCTGAGCTACCGCGCCCATGAAGAGCGCGAGATGGGTTTCCTGCATCTGTTCGAGGACCTGTTTCCGGCGATCCAGGTGGTGGGCCTGCGCGAAGGTCATGACGAGGAAGCGCGGAACTACCGCCAGACCAAGACGCTGCTGGCGCAGCATCCCGACCTCGCCGGCATCTATAATATCGGCGGCGGTCCGGAAGGCATCGCGCGGGCGCTGAAGGAGGCCGGGCGCCAGCACGACGTCGTCTTCGTCGGCCATGGCCTGACGCCCGATACGCGCAGCCTGCTGGTCGAGGGCGCGATGGATGCGGTGATCACCCAGAACCCCCAGGCCGCGATGATGGATTGCGTCTCGATCTTCGCCAATCTGCGCGCTGGCCGACCCGCATCGCAAGGGGTCGAGCGACCGCGAACGGAGATCGTGCTGCGGGAAAACCTGCCCTGA
- a CDS encoding TRAP transporter large permease subunit, whose translation MANRLDHVVGTGVEAIAAALVLVEICILAAGVTARYVFHAPLVWSDELASILFLWLSMLGAVVALRRGEHMRMTGLVSRVSPATRALLEALAITAAIAFLLLILPHAFEYAEEESFIVTPALEITNAWRAAAIPVGMGLMLLAASFRLLRFGSLKPVLLAIGITAALVLLFWLAGPALKPLGKLNLIVFFVGVVALNVFSGVPIAFSFALATFGYLACTTTTPMIVMVGRLDEGMSHLILLAVPLFIFLGALIEMTGMAKAMIQFLASLLGHVRGGLSYVLVGAMYLVSGISGSKIADMAAIAPVLFPEMKKRGAKPGDLVALLAATGAQTETIPPSIVLITIGSVTGVSIAALFTGGMVPALVLGIALCFVIWWRNRGEDLGHVIRQSWRDIGKLSLIALPAIALPFVIRAAVVEGIATATEVSTIGIAYSVLAGLLLYRQFDWRRLPRMLADTASLTGAIIFIVGCATAMAWGLTQSGFSQDLARAMAAVPGGTWGFLAISIVAFVILGSVLEGIPAIVLFGPLLFPIAKQIGVHEVHYAMVVVFAMGIGLFAPPFGVGYYGACAISKVNPDEGLKYIGGYMLALFLGLLVVAAVPWFSTGFLKF comes from the coding sequence ATGGCGAACCGTCTCGACCACGTCGTCGGCACCGGCGTCGAGGCCATTGCGGCGGCGCTCGTGCTCGTCGAAATCTGCATCCTCGCGGCGGGCGTCACCGCTCGCTACGTCTTCCACGCCCCGCTGGTCTGGTCGGACGAACTGGCCTCGATCCTGTTCCTCTGGCTCTCGATGCTGGGGGCGGTCGTCGCGCTCCGGCGTGGCGAGCACATGCGCATGACCGGCCTCGTCAGCCGCGTCTCGCCGGCCACGCGCGCCCTGCTGGAGGCGCTGGCGATCACCGCCGCCATCGCCTTCCTGCTGCTCATCCTGCCGCACGCCTTCGAATATGCCGAGGAAGAGAGCTTCATCGTCACCCCGGCGCTCGAGATCACCAATGCCTGGCGCGCGGCGGCGATTCCCGTCGGCATGGGACTGATGCTGCTGGCCGCGAGCTTCCGGCTGCTGCGCTTCGGCTCGCTCAAGCCCGTCCTGCTCGCCATCGGCATCACAGCGGCGCTCGTCCTGCTGTTCTGGCTCGCAGGCCCCGCGCTCAAGCCGCTCGGCAAGCTCAACCTGATCGTCTTCTTCGTCGGCGTCGTCGCACTCAACGTCTTCTCCGGGGTGCCGATCGCGTTTTCCTTCGCGCTCGCGACCTTCGGCTATCTCGCCTGCACGACGACGACGCCGATGATCGTGATGGTCGGCCGGCTCGACGAGGGCATGAGCCATCTCATCCTGCTCGCCGTGCCGCTGTTCATCTTCCTCGGCGCGCTGATCGAGATGACCGGCATGGCCAAGGCGATGATCCAGTTCCTCGCCTCGCTGCTCGGCCATGTCCGCGGCGGCCTGTCCTATGTGCTGGTCGGCGCGATGTATCTGGTCTCGGGCATTTCCGGCTCGAAGATCGCCGACATGGCCGCCATCGCCCCGGTGCTGTTTCCCGAGATGAAGAAGCGCGGCGCCAAGCCGGGCGATCTCGTCGCCCTGCTTGCGGCCACCGGCGCGCAGACCGAAACGATCCCTCCCTCGATCGTGCTGATCACCATCGGCTCGGTCACGGGCGTCTCGATCGCGGCGCTGTTCACCGGCGGCATGGTGCCGGCACTCGTGCTCGGCATCGCGCTCTGCTTCGTCATCTGGTGGCGCAATCGCGGCGAAGATCTTGGCCATGTCATCAGGCAGTCCTGGCGCGATATCGGCAAGCTCAGCCTGATCGCGCTGCCGGCCATCGCCCTGCCCTTCGTCATCCGGGCCGCCGTCGTCGAGGGTATCGCCACGGCGACCGAGGTCTCGACCATCGGCATCGCCTATTCCGTGCTGGCGGGCCTCTTGCTCTACCGTCAGTTCGACTGGCGCCGCCTGCCTCGGATGCTGGCCGACACCGCCTCGCTGACCGGCGCGATCATCTTCATCGTCGGCTGCGCCACGGCCATGGCCTGGGGCCTGACGCAATCGGGCTTCTCGCAGGATCTCGCCCGCGCCATGGCGGCCGTGCCCGGCGGCACCTGGGGCTTCCTGGCGATCTCGATCGTCGCCTTCGTCATCCTCGGCAGCGTGCTCGAAGGCATCCCGGCCATCGTTCTGTTCGGCCCGCTGCTGTTCCCGATCGCCAAGCAGATCGGCGTGCACGAGGTCCACTACGCCATGGTCGTGGTCTTCGCGATGGGCATTGGCCTCTTCGCTCCGCCCTTCGGCGTCGGCTATTACGGCGCCTGCGCGATCAGCAAGGTCAATCCCGACGAGGGCCTGAAATACATCGGCGGCTACATGCTGGCGCTGTTCCTGGGGCTGCTCGTCGTCGCCGCCGTGCCGTGGTTCTCCACCGGCTTCCTGAAATTCTGA
- a CDS encoding amidohydrolase family protein: protein MMHSLVPRGACDCHVHIFDPAHPLPGRPPRETPDATLAAYRAVQHATGLERVILVQANGYGSDNRCMLEALAALGKSTARGVAVVAPDAPRELLVELDAQGVCGIRFHLLPGGLLGREALPRLSRLAADLGWHVQVQCDGRLLAEHAELLAGLPCPIVIDHIGKFLEPVPVSHTGFVSLLSLLERGDVWVKLSAPYEVSRSGPPDYADVSVLARALADAAPERMVWASNWPHPWFASPPSEAALIALLAAWVPDESRRRAILVDNPARLYGFDAG from the coding sequence ATGATGCATAGTCTCGTGCCGCGCGGCGCCTGCGACTGCCATGTCCACATCTTCGATCCCGCTCACCCCTTGCCGGGCCGCCCGCCTCGGGAGACGCCTGATGCCACTCTGGCGGCGTATCGCGCTGTCCAGCACGCGACCGGGCTCGAGCGTGTCATCCTTGTCCAGGCCAACGGCTATGGCAGCGATAATCGCTGCATGCTGGAGGCGCTCGCCGCGCTCGGGAAAAGCACGGCGCGAGGCGTCGCGGTGGTGGCGCCCGATGCGCCGCGCGAGCTCCTCGTCGAACTCGACGCGCAAGGCGTCTGCGGCATTCGCTTCCATCTGCTGCCCGGCGGCCTGCTCGGCCGGGAGGCATTGCCGCGATTGTCGCGGCTCGCTGCCGATCTGGGCTGGCATGTCCAGGTCCAATGCGACGGCCGTTTGCTGGCGGAGCATGCGGAACTGCTGGCCGGGCTGCCCTGCCCCATCGTGATCGACCATATCGGCAAATTTCTGGAGCCGGTGCCGGTCTCGCATACGGGTTTCGTCAGCCTGCTCAGTCTGCTGGAGCGCGGCGATGTCTGGGTGAAATTGTCGGCGCCCTACGAAGTTTCCCGCTCGGGTCCGCCCGATTATGCCGATGTCAGCGTCCTGGCGCGCGCTTTAGCCGATGCCGCTCCCGAGCGCATGGTCTGGGCGAGCAACTGGCCTCACCCATGGTTCGCTTCGCCGCCAAGCGAAGCCGCACTGATCGCGTTGCTGGCGGCATGGGTGCCCGACGAGAGCCGCCGGCGGGCGATCCTCGTCGACAATCCGGCCCGTCTTTACGGCTTTGACGCGGGCTGA
- a CDS encoding TRAP transporter large permease subunit — protein sequence MLYPGFGSTGRTLRGMLHIMEALAAFALAVNVLVVFVSVIFRYALHEPLEWAEEIARAIMVLLVFFGAGTVLGRGRHAGVDVVRGLLPVHWRPALVQMCCWVIVTVALALCFTSVGLTIETSDQTTPLGLPQAIYLWPVVAGSLFIAIFGVANALEGPPRLVWGTLAAGLAIVAAVYAWNHLLMPGLALTPLWLLMLSFVGSVVIGVPIAFALAFAALIYFLNDPSLPLVIYAQQMASGADHFVLLAIPFFVVAGLAMEANGMSVRLIELLLRMMGRLKGGLNLISIVATALFSGISGSKLADIAAVSGIIMPAVRKTKQDPNEAAGLLACTAVMSETIPPCVNMIIFAFVANISVGGLFMAGLVPAGVLALCLAAVAIWFGNRIDPSDVTSGRTLAQLIGGSLIALVMVFMIGRGVTSGVATSTEISAFAVVYAIVIGGLAFRELTLRSVVALFVQSASMAGGILFIVAAASNFAFALTIEQIPAALSHSLVAFGQAYGSVMFIALAAVLMVFFGAVLEGAPALIIFGPLLTPIALQLGVNPLHFGTIMVIAMGLGLFAPPVGLGLFATCAMTGTRMEDVARPMAKYLAVLVLGLILLILFPSLSLWLPTRLGLN from the coding sequence ATGCTCTACCCCGGCTTCGGCTCGACCGGCCGGACCTTGCGCGGAATGCTCCACATCATGGAGGCGCTTGCCGCCTTCGCGCTGGCTGTCAACGTGCTCGTGGTCTTCGTCTCGGTGATCTTCCGCTATGCGCTGCACGAGCCGCTGGAATGGGCCGAGGAGATCGCGCGCGCCATCATGGTGCTGCTGGTCTTCTTCGGTGCCGGCACGGTGCTCGGCCGGGGGCGGCATGCCGGCGTCGACGTCGTGCGCGGGCTGCTGCCCGTGCATTGGCGGCCGGCTCTGGTGCAGATGTGCTGCTGGGTCATCGTCACTGTGGCGCTGGCCTTGTGCTTCACCTCGGTCGGCCTGACGATCGAGACCAGTGACCAGACCACGCCACTGGGCCTGCCGCAGGCGATCTATCTCTGGCCCGTGGTCGCGGGCAGCCTGTTCATCGCGATCTTCGGCGTCGCGAATGCCTTGGAGGGGCCGCCCCGCCTGGTCTGGGGCACGCTTGCTGCGGGGCTCGCCATCGTCGCGGCGGTCTATGCCTGGAACCATCTGCTGATGCCGGGGCTGGCGTTGACGCCGCTCTGGCTCCTGATGCTGTCCTTCGTCGGCAGCGTCGTGATCGGCGTGCCGATCGCCTTTGCACTGGCCTTCGCGGCACTGATCTACTTCCTCAACGATCCCTCGCTGCCGCTGGTGATCTATGCCCAGCAGATGGCGTCGGGCGCCGACCATTTCGTGCTGCTCGCGATCCCGTTCTTCGTCGTCGCGGGGCTGGCGATGGAGGCCAATGGCATGTCCGTGCGGCTGATCGAACTGCTGCTGCGCATGATGGGGCGGCTGAAGGGCGGCCTCAACCTGATCAGCATCGTCGCGACCGCGCTGTTTTCCGGCATCTCCGGCTCGAAACTCGCCGATATCGCAGCGGTCAGCGGGATCATCATGCCGGCCGTGCGCAAGACCAAGCAGGACCCCAACGAGGCAGCGGGGCTGCTCGCCTGCACGGCGGTGATGTCCGAAACCATCCCGCCCTGCGTCAACATGATCATCTTCGCCTTCGTCGCGAACATATCCGTCGGGGGGCTGTTCATGGCCGGCCTCGTCCCGGCCGGCGTGCTGGCGCTCTGCCTCGCGGCCGTGGCGATCTGGTTCGGCAACAGGATCGACCCCTCGGATGTGACCAGCGGGCGGACCCTGGCGCAGCTCATCGGCGGTTCGCTGATCGCGCTCGTGATGGTCTTCATGATCGGACGCGGCGTGACCTCCGGCGTCGCGACCTCGACCGAGATCTCGGCCTTCGCCGTGGTCTATGCGATCGTCATCGGCGGGCTCGCCTTCCGCGAATTGACGCTGCGCTCCGTCGTCGCGCTGTTCGTGCAGTCGGCCTCGATGGCGGGCGGCATCCTGTTCATCGTCGCCGCCGCCTCGAACTTCGCCTTTGCCCTGACCATCGAGCAGATTCCCGCCGCGCTGTCGCATTCGCTGGTCGCGTTCGGGCAGGCCTATGGCAGCGTGATGTTCATCGCGCTGGCGGCCGTATTGATGGTGTTCTTCGGCGCCGTGCTCGAAGGCGCGCCGGCGCTGATCATCTTCGGGCCGCTGCTGACGCCGATCGCCCTGCAGCTCGGGGTCAACCCGCTGCATTTCGGCACGATCATGGTGATCGCAATGGGGCTCGGCCTGTTCGCGCCGCCAGTCGGGCTCGGCCTCTTTGCGACCTGCGCCATGACAGGTACCAGGATGGAAGATGTCGCGCGCCCGATGGCGAAATATCTGGCGGTGCTGGTGCTTGGCCTTATCCTGCTGATCCTGTTCCCGTCGCTATCGCTGTGGCTGCCGACGCGCCTCGGCCTGAATTGA
- a CDS encoding LacI family DNA-binding transcriptional regulator, whose product MSTIIDVARLAGVSITTVSNVLNGRADRMKKDTLSRVERAMAELGFQPNRAARQLKTGQAELFGLLVPSLANPSYGMLAREIEAAARATYGYRVIVANTYRDPEQERAFLDDLWSHGARGAIVVSSLADERHFEEPIARGMVVVSYDSHAKRGALPILDYVSVDNAAAADLATEHLIALGHRTIAFVTPSGWTFSRAAKRQGFLDAAAKHGVETVIIEGATASIYSDAEMAELGQALAGEIIQHPAKPTAAVTINDMMAIGLIAGLREAGLAAPDDMSVVGFDALTLGAYIAPALTTIRTPLTAMAQTMVNRIVTRLEVPGTPLGEFRFAPELLIRGSTSAAPRDHGAAQARVQQQI is encoded by the coding sequence GTGTCGACCATCATCGACGTCGCAAGGCTGGCCGGAGTTTCGATCACGACCGTGTCGAACGTGCTGAACGGGCGCGCCGACCGGATGAAGAAAGATACCCTGTCGCGCGTCGAGCGGGCCATGGCGGAGCTCGGCTTCCAGCCCAACCGCGCGGCACGCCAGCTCAAGACGGGGCAGGCCGAACTCTTCGGCCTGCTCGTGCCCTCGCTGGCCAATCCGAGCTACGGCATGCTGGCGCGCGAGATCGAGGCCGCGGCGCGCGCGACCTATGGCTATCGCGTCATCGTCGCCAACACCTATCGCGACCCGGAGCAGGAGCGTGCCTTCCTCGACGATCTCTGGTCGCATGGCGCGAGGGGTGCGATCGTGGTCTCCTCGCTGGCCGATGAACGCCATTTCGAGGAGCCGATCGCGCGCGGCATGGTCGTGGTCAGCTATGACAGCCATGCCAAGCGCGGCGCGCTGCCGATCCTCGACTATGTCTCGGTCGACAACGCCGCCGCCGCCGATCTTGCCACCGAGCACCTGATCGCGCTCGGGCATCGTACCATCGCCTTCGTCACGCCCTCCGGCTGGACCTTCAGCCGCGCCGCCAAGCGTCAGGGCTTTCTCGACGCCGCCGCAAAGCACGGCGTCGAGACCGTCATCATCGAAGGCGCGACGGCCTCGATCTATTCCGACGCGGAGATGGCCGAGCTTGGTCAGGCGCTGGCTGGCGAGATCATCCAGCATCCGGCCAAGCCGACGGCCGCAGTCACGATCAACGACATGATGGCGATCGGGTTGATCGCGGGGTTGCGCGAGGCCGGTCTCGCCGCGCCTGACGACATGTCGGTCGTCGGCTTCGACGCCCTGACGCTGGGCGCCTATATCGCACCGGCCCTTACCACGATTCGCACCCCGCTGACCGCCATGGCCCAGACGATGGTGAACCGCATCGTCACTCGGCTCGAAGTGCCCGGCACGCCGCTGGGCGAATTCCGCTTCGCCCCCGAACTTCTCATCCGCGGTTCGACATCCGCAGCCCCTCGCGACCACGGCGCCGCGCAAGCGCGGGTACAGCAGCAGATATGA
- a CDS encoding NAD(P)-dependent oxidoreductase, whose translation MTMRVFLTHTPHMRANYYGEAALAGLRELAEVRLYQSETPLDTAALIAQAKGCDIIISDRQTAGEAALFEALPDLVAFLRCAMDIRSVDVPAASRAGVLVTRATAGFVDAVAELAVGFMVDLSRGVGRAAASYRAGVSPAIEMGVQLSTATVGIIGFGAIGRRVGIVSAALGMRVLASDPAPIAQPGVEQVGMTELLGHSDFVICLAPATPVTENLMNAQTFAAMRKGSFFINLARGELVDEASLIAALDSGHLRGAALDVGRAPDQMPSPLLAGRPDVIATPHIGGLTPQATQHQAFDTVEQVAALVQGRLPPGTVNADHGARFERLLKRAS comes from the coding sequence ATGACGATGCGCGTATTCCTGACGCACACTCCGCATATGCGCGCGAACTATTACGGCGAGGCGGCGCTCGCGGGCCTGCGCGAATTGGCCGAGGTCCGGCTCTACCAGAGCGAGACGCCGCTCGACACCGCCGCCCTGATCGCGCAGGCCAAAGGCTGCGACATCATCATCTCCGACCGCCAGACAGCCGGTGAGGCGGCGCTGTTCGAGGCGTTGCCGGATCTCGTCGCCTTCCTGCGCTGCGCGATGGACATCCGCTCCGTCGATGTGCCTGCGGCGAGCCGTGCCGGCGTTCTCGTCACCCGCGCGACAGCGGGCTTCGTCGACGCCGTCGCCGAACTCGCCGTCGGCTTCATGGTCGACCTGTCGCGCGGGGTTGGTCGTGCTGCCGCGTCCTACCGGGCAGGCGTGTCGCCCGCGATCGAGATGGGCGTGCAATTATCGACAGCGACCGTCGGCATCATCGGTTTCGGCGCAATCGGCCGGCGTGTCGGGATCGTTTCCGCTGCGCTGGGTATGCGCGTACTCGCCAGCGATCCCGCACCGATCGCGCAGCCGGGCGTCGAGCAGGTCGGCATGACCGAGCTGCTGGGCCACTCCGATTTCGTGATCTGCCTCGCACCGGCCACGCCCGTCACCGAAAACCTGATGAACGCGCAGACTTTTGCCGCGATGCGCAAAGGCAGCTTCTTCATCAACCTGGCCCGCGGCGAACTTGTCGACGAGGCGAGCCTGATTGCGGCGCTCGACAGCGGCCATCTGCGCGGCGCAGCGCTCGATGTCGGCCGAGCGCCGGACCAGATGCCGTCACCCCTGCTGGCCGGGAGACCCGACGTGATCGCGACGCCGCATATCGGCGGGCTGACGCCGCAGGCGACCCAGCATCAGGCCTTCGACACGGTCGAGCAGGTCGCGGCGCTGGTGCAGGGCCGTCTCCCGCCCGGCACCGTCAACGCGGACCATGGCGCAAGGTTCGAGCGCCTGCTGAAGAGGGCTTCATGA
- a CDS encoding ribulose-bisphosphate carboxylase large subunit family protein translates to MTPDRFEATYLIETPLAPAKVAEVMAGEQSSGTFTRVAGETDELRSRTRAVVTAVEELEAVAAPSLPNAWLAKKGVSGPWRRARIAISFPVDNVGANLATLASIVAGNLYDLGEVTGLRLDTITLPAAFRSRFQMPRQGIAGTRALTGVTEGPMVGSIIKPNVGLSPQETAALVTTLCEAGLDFIKDDEISADPVHAPLAQRVPAVMAAVRRHQDRTGKAVMIAFNITDETDAMKRHADLVAREGGTCVMASLNWCGFSAVETLRRSTDLALHGHRNGFGALSRHPMLGISFQAYQTLWRLAGVDHMHVHGLQGKFAQEDAEVVSSAKDCVTPLSQGLVEEGIDDRVLPAFSSGQWAGTAQPTWDAIGHADLLFMAGGGILAHPGGPAAGVASIRQAWAAVAAGQSLTNAATTHLELRQALDFFGKVAG, encoded by the coding sequence ATGACCCCAGACCGCTTCGAGGCCACCTATCTGATCGAGACCCCGCTCGCTCCGGCGAAGGTGGCGGAGGTCATGGCGGGCGAACAATCGAGCGGCACCTTCACCCGCGTCGCGGGCGAGACCGACGAGTTGCGCAGCCGCACACGCGCGGTCGTGACCGCCGTCGAAGAACTGGAGGCCGTTGCCGCGCCCAGCCTGCCCAATGCTTGGCTGGCGAAGAAGGGCGTCTCCGGTCCATGGCGCCGGGCCCGCATCGCCATCTCCTTCCCCGTCGACAATGTCGGCGCCAACCTCGCGACGCTGGCCTCGATCGTCGCCGGCAACCTTTACGATCTCGGCGAGGTCACGGGCCTGCGACTGGACACGATCACCCTGCCCGCTGCATTCCGCAGCCGGTTCCAGATGCCGCGCCAGGGCATCGCCGGAACGCGCGCGCTGACCGGCGTGACGGAAGGCCCGATGGTCGGCTCGATCATCAAGCCCAATGTCGGCCTGAGCCCGCAGGAAACAGCAGCACTGGTCACCACGCTCTGCGAAGCTGGGCTCGACTTCATCAAGGATGACGAGATTTCCGCCGATCCGGTGCACGCGCCGCTCGCGCAGCGCGTGCCGGCCGTGATGGCGGCGGTGCGGCGTCATCAGGATCGCACCGGCAAGGCAGTGATGATCGCCTTCAACATCACCGACGAGACCGATGCCATGAAGCGTCACGCCGATCTGGTGGCGCGCGAAGGCGGGACCTGCGTGATGGCGAGCCTGAACTGGTGCGGCTTTTCCGCCGTCGAGACGCTGCGGCGCTCGACCGATCTCGCCTTGCACGGCCACCGCAACGGATTCGGGGCGCTTTCGCGCCATCCGATGCTCGGCATTTCCTTCCAAGCCTATCAGACCCTCTGGCGCCTTGCCGGCGTCGACCACATGCATGTGCACGGCTTGCAGGGGAAGTTCGCGCAGGAGGACGCGGAGGTCGTCTCTTCGGCCAAGGATTGCGTCACGCCGCTGAGCCAAGGCCTCGTCGAGGAAGGCATCGACGACCGGGTTCTGCCGGCCTTCTCGTCCGGCCAATGGGCCGGCACCGCCCAGCCGACCTGGGACGCCATTGGACATGCGGACCTGCTGTTCATGGCCGGCGGCGGCATCCTCGCCCATCCCGGCGGCCCGGCCGCCGGTGTCGCCAGCATCCGCCAGGCCTGGGCGGCCGTCGCCGCCGGCCAATCGCTGACGAATGCAGCAACGACGCATCTTGAACTGCGCCAGGCGCTCGATTTCTTCGGCAAGGTCGCGGGATGA